A segment of the Trifolium pratense cultivar HEN17-A07 linkage group LG7, ARS_RC_1.1, whole genome shotgun sequence genome:
TAACTTGGAAGTTGCAAATCTCAATGGTGAGAATACACAACTTACACAACGGGTTGCAAATCTCAACATTGAAATCCAGCAACCGTAAAACCAGGTTAGAATCTTTAAAACCAGGTTCAGGATCTTCAAGCACTCCTCAATCAAGATCTTTTCGATCCAGATCTCTACAATATGTTTGGACCGTTGATCCAAATGCGCTAAATGCGTGATGCGGGTAGataagagaaaaagaaatttggaCAAGACTTATACAAGTTGTACCAACTTACAAAGTTACATATTAGATATGCGaaactcaacaaaaaaataaacaagttgGACATAGAAAATGCAGCTTACAAACAAAGTTACATATTAGATATACGAAACTCACCATATTTCCTCTTTGATTTGAGAAATGAACAAAGAGGAAATATGACGTGTTTGATTCGATATTTGCTTaaccattttattattattatttttttttaaatttagattCAAGATGGTGAAATGATTTGAGAaatgaagaaagagaaaatacgATGTGTTTGATTCGATATTTGTTTaaccatttgttttttttttccatttagaTTCAAGATGGTGAAATGTTTGCCTTCTCGACTACGCATCAACCAAACATGTCTGCTGATTGTCCTACCAGAAATCTTTTTGAAGTTGAGCATGAATACCGCAGAGCCTTGAGCACCCTTACGTATGATAGTATCCGAAGATGGATGGTGGAAGCACATGTGAACACCATGTTATCATCCTCATCATTATTGCATAGGGCACAGGTTTGTAGGTAATCAACACCTTTATCTCGCAACCGAACACGGGTTGGAACACAACGTCGGCAAATACGCCAAATTAAGTTTTTGACCTTTGGTTGGATTTGTAGTGCCCAAATTAAATTGCAACTACCATTAACATGTAGATGAGAAATGCCAATTAACTCATTAACACATATATGGTACGAACTTTTAACAGAGTAATCCCCATTGCTTTCACCACGCCAAATTCTTCTATCATCCATAGGATAAAGTGGAGTAGCAAGAATTCTCGCTGCTGTGGCATGGTCGAACATAGACAAGACTCGACGAACATTCCACTCTTTAGCATCATTTTCCAGGAAACCAGAGACATTAAAACCGACATATATCATATCATTGTTATTATTAGGAACAAGAGGTGATGTATCGGAAGCCATATTTCATTATATGATGGAATATTGTTTCCATCTCTTATTCTCCATCTACACCCTGATGTGAGAATGAACTTGGAATTGCATATGCTTCTCCAAACAAAGCTCAGAATGTGTCCCAGATTAGACTCCAAAAAACCACAATTAGGAAAGTATTTTGTCTTATATAACTCAGCAATTAGTAAATCAGGATTGGTTGGGATGTGCCAACCTTGTTTACCTAGCATAGCTAAATTAAAGGTAGAGAGATTTTCAAAACCCATGCCGCCATAACTTTTGTGCATAGACATTTTGTCTCAAGAGAGCTAGTGTATACCTTTATTTTGAACTCCAGAGTGACCCCACCAAAATGCATTCATCATCTTCTCAATCTCATCACACAAAGAGGTCGGCAACGTGAAAATGCTCATAAAATAAGTCGGAATAGACTGGAGAACATATTTTATGAGAACTTCACGTCATGTTGTTGAAAGACATTTTGCTGATCCAAGAATTGATCTTCTTCCAGATTCCATCCtttataaaattgaaagttgatttgtttgcttcttccaATCAACAATGACAGACCCAAGTATTTGCATGTGCCAAGAACGGCTTGAACCACAAGAGTATTAGAGATATTATGTTGAACCAATTGGATCACATTTTGACTGCAGAAAATCTCTAATACTTGGCTAGATACTTGGCGTTGTTTGGTTCCTTTGCGAGAAGCCTTTTTGCATCTTTTTAAAGTTTCTATTCAACTTATTGATGTGGTTTGGTTCCAATGACTTTAACTTTTgtgaatcatataaaaattcaaagataCTTTTAAATGTCTTCAATTCCTCAATTTTTCCATATAAGTAATTGCTTaagaggagggttatattgactccaagagtaagttttataacttactccaaatcttgacctttgattttaattccaATTAATGACTAAGATTGattgataataattattaaggTGAGACTTATTTCTTTGTTGCACTGGAAAATAAGGATGATCAAAACCTACCTCAAATAGAATGAATTAATGAATTCTTCTaccataaaaaaagaagaaattaaaccattaattatcaaaaatcaaaattatcaaaataatgattcttcgcctttgttaattttttatacgCATAATAAATTGCATAGTAGAAAGGATAAAAatactctaccaaaaaaaaaagtataaaaatacaaatgataacatttgtaccaacaaaaaaagaaaacaaattttaaaccaaaaaaaaaaggtaaacaaatgattgcataaaaataacaataattggtacattttcttataaaaaatatacaataaaataatcaacTCCATTTAAAATAGTTCAACATAACAACGGCAAAGGAACACATGAAtaaaacacataacacaaataaataaccaatattatgtaccaaaaaaataaattaaataaccaaCATTAACTCTTGTCATAAGCATAATAAGAGCTAAAAgttcaaaagcaaaagatataaaaatccaaaaaaatcatcactatGGTCCAACCATCATCATAAACGCGGATTGAACAAACATAAAATTAGGTGTATAggcaaagagaagaaaagagcACACATGAAATAAATGGtgtattgtcaacaaaaaaaaaagaaaaagaaatgttgTACTTAaagtgtccaaaaaaaaatggtttattcgtaaaaaaaataattgtgtaCTTACAATTAATTGCTAGAGTTAATATATTCTATTTAAAGTATGTTTTGATAATCTTGATTTTCAAGTGCAACAAAGGAATAAGTCTCACCTTAACAATTATTATCAATCCATCTTAGTCATTAATtggaattaaaatcaaaggtcaagatttggagtaagttataaaacttactcttggagtcaatataaccctcctcattGCTTAATCCTACAAATCATGTAAAGTGTGGTGTGTACAGTACATAAAATGAGGTGTTTACCACATACTtttcttgaaaataaaaattctgaaaCTATTGGGAATCATCCATGTTTATGTGTGGTCTCTACACCTACCATGGGAATATTATCCGTCTCCTTCGGTGGCCGAATATTTATTTGGTTCTTTTCAAAAACCTTTTCAGACAaacaaaaagaaactaaaatatTATACAGTGCAACGAAGGTACTTCACTCCTATTTCACTTTCAACGATTAACGTATGATGCATGGTTTCCGCACAGATGTGGTGGGTGACACTCGACATGAGCCACATCTAGTGCTTCTCTTGCGATTCTCACTCTCAATGTCATTACTATAAACTGAATAAATACACgaataatacaaaaatataaataaaaaagaattattccTTGCGTTGAATATTATGATAAGTGTAAACGTGGAATGAAGCTAATAGAGAATGTGCAATTGAGCAATGATATAGTTGCAGCTCACCATGAGAAGTTTCTTTGTTAGGGGATGGAAAataattaaactatatatacaACTTGATCACATGGACACCACTTGAAAATAACAATATGTTTTGTTCTTTGTAAAAACTATATTATCTTTTTCTTTGAAATGGCAAAACTATATTCTCTTTTGAAGTTGATAAagttgattataattatcaatattatattatattgcaATAATTAATCAATATTTTGTAAAGAATATTATGATGTACTCGTATGAATTACTAATATACTAATACTAGTAAAGTTTTAATAAATTTACATATCGACATTTCGATACTTAACAATATATTCGTCGTTTTAAGTCATATTTCGAAAACTCTCGTGTTGAGTTTAATAGGAGACAAGCGAATGAGGTAGCTCATGCTTTAGCCAGGGTAGCCCCATCTATAGCTCGCTCCCATGTTTTCATTGATGTACCGACATGTATAAGTCATttaattatgaatgaaatgctataagcatccttttctcaaaaaaaaaaaaaaaaaatatattagtactAATATTGTGACTTAATTTATTCGTAATTGTTATGTTATACGTAAATtccattttaaatttgaaataaagATGATAGCCCCCATTAGCCTATTTGTCTCCTGatctaattaattatttttctcataaaaaaatataaaaagaagagagaagaggATTTAGTGGTTAAGATTGAAACTGGAGAAAATCTAATGGATTATCCACCGGAGATAATCCTTTCCCTTTACTTTGAATGAAATTCTAACAAATAAATtacttgagaaaaaaaaaaactcaatttcaataacaacTCTTATATGTTTGGACACTACTAAATTTCATTCATACACTCGTTGgtctctatctttttttttttccaagtttCACCAACAtataacttttataatatcattctttctatttattttctttatatatctTGATGTCACAGAGGCATTTGGGCGTGGGACAAACATTTTATTTCTCATACAAAAAGTCAACCCTCAAagattaaattcaaattttcattttgacAAACACCTAAAAACCCAACTATGATAAAGTCAATTGTTCTACAAAAGTTATGTTTTGATCtaaattttgaaccaaatagATCGattcaattttgcttataatttttttagccaaaaagttaaataattagaatttcttattttattttattttatttttggtgtaaTTTTTCCTCTATTTCATTTGGTGTAATTAGAATTTCTTATTTTAATCTGAATAAATGAGAGTATCAAGTTTGAACCCCAGTACTTACGTAttatgttcctaccaactgaattataaacatgaaaaaaCTACATATAGTAAACTCATAAACAACTCTGAAATACCGAAATCGAACCAAGATATTCAAACTAACAATATTGACCGATTGAGATTGAGCTAGAAGTGGAACTTATGgaaaataatacaaatatttttttttgcacaatTTGTGTTGCAATGATTGGTGATGAGTAATATTTTAGTATTAGTTTGTTAATCAAGTGGTCAGAAAATAGAAACATCCACGGGCCACGGGGTAAACGGTACCAATAAAAAACCACTACCATTCTTTCCAATCCCAGTCTTAACGCAGCCACTCAAATGCAAAAACCAAATtgtgtactattttttttttctcttctagAACCATATAactacataaataaaaaaagcacGCAGCCCTAGTTTCACGTTCATTCACCACACGCCACTTTCATTTTTTCTCCTCaaaaacacatcacacaaacACACTCTCTCTCGTATGCATTTCTGATTGCGCCATCATCATGGCTTCTCTCAGAGCAACAAGGTCCAAACTATTCCCTCTTTCTAGAACCTTCTCTTCACCTCTCGCTCGTTCTTCTCCCGTTCGATCTCCTGCTTTTTCCTCATCCGCCGCCGCTAACGCCGCCCGTTCCACCGTCAACCGTTGGAGCCATGGCGTCCTTTGGAGATCTCCTTTCTCTCTCCGTCCTCAGATCAGAGCCGTCGCTCCTTTCATCGAACAGTTTCACCGCAAAATCGCCACCTCCGGTACTGATTCGCTTTGATTGATCTAATTGAATCATCGCTGAATCGTtcatttcagttttttttttttaattgaatttttggaATCTTATATTTTAGTATCGATTATGCAATTAGGAATAGAGAAAGAATGATTAGGACGTTAACGTTATGTTTATGCAGAGATTTTGGTTGATATGAGAGGATCGTGGATTCGTGAAgtttgatttaaattttattcggatttgtatagttttgtgatttgttgtttgatttgtgattaataatATTTGGTGGTGAATTTCGTGTTTTGAGTGGTTGTTTAATATATATACTGTATTTGTTGTTGTAGCTGGTGAAAATCCTTTCAAAGGAAACTTGACAAGTCTCCCCAAGCCTGGCGGCGGTGAATTTGGAAAGTTCTATAGTCTTCCTTCTCTCAAAGACCCGAGAATTGGTAATTTTCAAGCTTAGTTTggcttttgttttgttgtttgaatTGAGCTGTTGTTATTATTTACAAGAATTTTGGTTGAAATGTGTGATATTGttgatttcaataaattattatcGTCCTGATGAAGGACTAGTCTGTCCTTTATCCTTTCTGATAGTAGTATAGCACATTTTTGTTGTTTCTACTTCAGTTGCTGATGTTGTTACTGTTAACTTTGTGGTGTATGCAGATAGGTTACCTTACTCTATCAGAATTCTCCTTGAATCTGCAATTCGTAATTGTGACAATTTCCAAGTTACTAAAGAAGATGTTGAAAAGATTATTGACTGGGAGAAAACTGCTGTAAAGCAAGTTGAGATCCCTTTCAAGCCTGCTCGTGTTCTCCTGCAGGTACCGAGTTCAATTGTTGGTGCAGCGAAGGAGTTGTTATCATGATTCTTTAATGTGTGATGTGTGATATTAAGTAATAGACATTCTAACTTTAACCTGTTCTTATTCCTGTTCCCAGGATTTTACTGGAGTCCCAGCTGTAGTTGATCTGGCTTGCATGCGTGATGCTATGAATAGGCTTGGCAGTGATTCTAATAAAATCAATCCTTTGGTATACATCATTTTATTTCCTTCTCGTGCTTTTGTTATATTGGACTTCTTTTTATGGTAATCACCAAAGTGATTTCTAAAGTTTAGTTATGCATTAATAGCATTATTGACTGACTCATGCCTTTAAATGATAGTTATTTGTTACTTCTGTCTGTGACAGTTATATATTTTATGCATCTAAAGTTGAGTTTCATGAATCATGTAGTACTAATTGTCCCACAAAAGTTTGCTTTGCCACTGTAAGGTTCTGAAATTGATAGAGACAAGAACGGTGATTGATAAACATGTTATCTAAAGACTATTTGCCAAAATATTTAGCTGTGCTAATTTACTATCAAAACAGTTTTTGGTAGAGTTTGCTAAGGAAGAAAATGGTTCAGAAGTGTTCAAGTTAAAACCAATTCTTGATTCAATGTTTGTTAGGTCAAATTGGTATTTGGTTATGTATAGAATTTGATTTCGAACTTATTCCAAGGTGAAATATTGTTTCTGGAGTTGATTCTGAAATTATTAAATAAGAGAGACAAGATGAGACTGATACCGACACTCTTATAAATCAGATTGGAATTATCTGTGTaggatttttctttttgatgaaactgtataGTACATGTTTGAACTTATTTTCACTTAAAGATAAATCATATTAGACCTATTTCTTCTAAGTTTTTGTAATTGAAAAACATAGGTTTAAACTTAAAATCCGCTGTATCCAGTTATCATATAATGGAGGAAATAAGCAAGGCCTTATTTTCCATTACATGTTATATTTGCTTTTTCTTTAGTATAAGTGGCTCTGAGACTGTCAATACTTGTTGCTAGGTTCCCGTTGATCTTGTCGTTGATCATTCAGTTCAAGTTGATGTAGCAAGGTCAGAGAATGCAGTTCAGGCTAATATGGAGCTTGAGTTCCAGAGAAACAAGGAGagattttcttttcttaaatGGGGATCAACTGCTTTCCGTAATATGCTAGTTGTTCCTCCTGGTTCTGGTATAGTACACCAGGTAAGTTCAGAATCAGGCATATAGATTATGCCACAGAAATTTTTTTCATcaccattttttttgttcattggTACTGGAACTTATGATGTCTTGAATTCTAGGTCAATCTCGAATATCTTGGACGAGTTGTTTTCAACAATGAGGGGTTACTCTATCCTGACAGTGTGGTTGGGACCGATTCACATACAACTATGATCGATGGGCTTGGAGTTGCTGGATGGGGTGTTGGAGGTATTGAAGCAGAGGCAGCGATGCTTGGCCAGGTAAATTTGCTTATGAATTTTGATAATGAATGCTTACAGATCATTCATTAGAATTACATGTTTGTATAGTTTGTGCAAAAGCAGCACGTGCTGTAGTTTAGTTACAGCAGTGATACTAATATTGTGTGCTATATGATAATGACAGCCTATGAGCATGGTATTACCTGGTGTTGTTGGGTTCAAGTTGTCTGGGAAATTGCGCAATGGTGTTACAGCAACTGACTTGGTTCTAACTGTCACACAAATTCTTAGGAAACATGGTGTTGTAGGGAAATTCGTTGAATTTTATGGTAATCAAGTTCTCTTGTATTTCATTTCCTCCTTATTTTTAGCCTGTACTTGTCTATTTACCTGGTTTCACGGATTCTTTTATCTAGGCAATGGTATGGGTGAATTATCATTAGCTGACAGGGCTACCATTGCCAATATGTCTCCTGAATATGGAGCAACCATGGGTTTCTTCCCCGTAGATCATGTAACATTACAATACCTCAAACTAACCGGAAGAAGTGACGAGACTGTGAGTATCAGCTCATTATTGTTTTCCAATAGTGTGAAATGCTTATATGACCACTTGACATTCAACTTTGTTCGAATGTAGGTGGAAATGATAGAGTCCTATCTCAGGGCAAACAAGTTGTTTGTCGACTATAATGAGGTAATACTAGTTGAATATACACTCCATTTGTACAAAacaaacatgtatatattaggGGAATGCTGATTTGTATTCCATTAATTCAGCCTCAACAAGACAGAGCTTATTCATCCTATCTTGAATTGAATCTCGATGAAGTCGAACCATGTATCTCTGGACCAAAGAGGTAAGACACTGCCCTCTTGTACACTTCCTTAtagtttaatttgatttttgaagTTTCTATTTTATCATCCATGTAATAATTCATTGCTAAATGATACTCATGCCAGACCTCATGATCGTGTGCCTTTGAAAGAAATGAAGGCCGATTGGCGTGCTTGTCTTGATAACAAAGTGGGATTTAAGGTCAGTAATGACATGATATtcaaacttctttttttcatgTCAAGAAAAGATGTTTTAATTCTTGATTATCATATCTTATGTTAGTTCTCAATAAGCAAAAACAATATTGTCTGCCCATATGACATGGTTGTTTTTGTGAGAATATGCTAAACAGGATAACTTTCGCATGGTTTTGTATGTGTTTGTCTGCACTGACGAGCATACTAATATATCTGAGATGATCATCACAAAGCCAcgttaaattttttgtatctttGGTTCACTTTTCGGAAAAGTAaaagtgcttttttttttctttcctttctgcAAACTTGAATAATCAAAACAACATTATGTCAAGTGAAAAGAAATTACCTTCTATCAAATGGGATATAAAGTGACTGACTTCCGGTCTTGAAGTCAGTCCAATTTCCAGAAGATTAGTTCTATCTCTGGTATCTTTGGTTCACTGTTCGGAAAAGTAAAAGtgctttttttttcctttctgtaAACTTGAATAATCAAAACAACATTATGTCAAGTGAAAAGAAATTACCTTCTATCAAATGGGATATAAAGTGACTGACTTCCGGTCTGTAAGTCAGTCCAATTTCCAGAAGATTAGTTCTATCTCTGGTATCTTTCTCACTTTCTATGATCACTGTCCCAGGATTTAAGAAAGCATTATAATAATTTGAATGCAATAAACACATCCCTTTTCTAATACTAGTACTTCTGATTGTTTCAAGTTATTGACCTCCAACTTGAGGATAGATCACTCATTTGAAAGCACAAAACATGCATCAATGTAATCATCTTTAATGTTTGCTTTGAATACAGGGATTTGCTATACCAAAAGAAGCACAAGGCAAAGTTGCAAAATTTGATTTCCATGGGCAGCCAGCTGAGCTTAAACATGGCAGCGTTGTGATTGCTGCAATCACAAGTTGTACAAATACATCAAACCCAAGTGTTATGCTTGGGGCTGGTCTTGTTGCAAAGAAGGCTCATGACTTAGGGTTGAAGGTTAGTCACTGATATAATCATGTACTAAAGTTGCTGCTGTTTTTCAACACAACATCTTTCCTTTGATCTGCTCCTCTTTTCCTGCCActaataaaaaaagacaaattgtATTCCTTTTATGCTGTCCTCATCTTGATTGTAATTGTATATGTTTTCACTGTTTATCAGGTTAAGCCTTGGGTAAAAACAAGTCTTGCTCCTGGTTCAGGAGTTGTTACCAAATACCTAATTCAGAGgtatttcacacttattaaaatTAGATCATTAATCATGTAATTTGTATTGTATAAACTTATTTATAATGTAATTTACCTTTGCAGTCTCCACAATTTTGCAAAGATGTATACTAAATTtggatttgtttatttaatttttgcagTGGCCTACAAAAGTATCTAAATGAACAGGGTTTCAATATTGTTGGATTTGGTTGTACCACATGTATCGGCAATTCAGGGGATCTAGACCAATCAGTTTCTGCTGCTATCTCAGAAAATGGTATCTTAAAGATCATATGAAATATAATGTCTATATCCAAAGCCAATTTTTATGCATGTCTTACTCGTTTCCCCCCCCCTTGTTTGCAAGTTGTATATAACCCGCTAATTATATTCTACTTTAACATTGCTGTGTTGATTGAATTATTGTATGGTTTTATGCAGACATAGTAGCGTCTGCTGTGCTGTCAGGGAACCGTAATTTTGAGGGCCGAGTGCATCCCTTGACCCGTGCTAACTATCTCGCCTCACCTCCTTTGGTTGTTGCTTATGCTCTTGCTGGCACGGTATGTATGCCTAATTCATATTTAAAATgtgtataatatataatacATTACAGGTTTTAAGTTTTTGTTTCTTCCATATTCTTTTTTCCCCCTTATTTCTATTACTGCTTCAAAGATTATTATTGCCAAGGAGTGAAGGACTTGGTAAGATAAAACAAAACTGACATGTGTTAAAATTATTGGAGGCTAATCACAAGCAttgatattgttattgttagttATTTTATGCCCACCCTGTTCTTTTATGTGTTCAGCTTCATGCTGTAATGTATTTGGACTTGAGCTGAATTCAATGCATTCAACACATctacatttctttttattaatttttaaaattctctCCTTCAAATATTACCTTAGTCCCAGTTGCTTGAACATTTCTCcctgtttttaaataaaaaattgcttgAATATTCGCCTGACTAAAAACTATATTTACTATTCCATTTAaggttgattttttttctttctttttttaaaataagctGATGAAATTTAGATTGAGAATATATCTAAGATAAATTTTTCTTCTCCAAGtgctttttaattttaaccTTCACCTCTTACCTTTTGGTCAACTTTCCAGGTTGACATTGACTTTGAAAAGGAGCCATTGGGGACAGGTAAGGACGGCAAGAATGTCTACTTGAGGGATATTTGGCCATCCACAGAAGAAATTGCACAGGTGAATAATGCCTGCTTTTACAATCATGTTAAATTACTTGTTGAGATTTGGCCATGTGCACAGCAAAATTAactttggtttgtttgattCGTAGACTGTCCAATCCAGTGTGTTACCTGACATGTTCCGAAAAACATATGAATCTATTACCAAGGGTAATCCTATGTGGAACGAACTACAAGTTCCTGCTGAGAAGCTGTACTCATGGGACCCCAACTCAACATATATTCACGAGCCTCCATACTTCAAGGACATGACCATGGATCCTCCTGGACCTCATGGTGTGAAAGATGCCTATTGCCTGCTGAACTTTGGTGACAGCATAACAACTGATCACATTTCTCCTGCTGGAAACATTAACAAGGACAGTCCTGCTGCACAATACCTTGTCCAGCGCGGGGTGGAAAGGAAAGACTTCAACTCTTATGGAAGCCGTCGTGGCAACGATGAAGTTATGTCCAGGGGAACGTTTGCCAACATACGTATTGTAAACAAGCTCTTGAATGGGGAAGTGGGCCCAAAAACGGTTCACGTTCCAACAGGGGAGaagctttttgtttttgatgcAGCAGAGGTGAGTTATGCACTAAACAACCAGGGCATGCTTTTTATTACTGATTTTGtacatagttttttttctttccatatGTTTCAATGGCCTTTCCAAAGTTTAATCTTATGATGCAACTTTTCATTTGAAGAAAAATGCACATTAAGTTGTGATTTCTTGTGTCTGTGAACGTATAAACTATTAGTTCTTGCTTATTCAAGTAGTTAATCAATAATCCCAATTCACAAATTATTGCAATGGTTGCATGGCTTAATTTTCTGATATGGGTCTGTGAACTGTATCTTTTGGTTTAGTGGAACTTATTCCTTTGAGGACGTTAGTTTATGATTTTGGGTTCTTCAATGCATACAGTgcaatttctatttatttttctcatacaTTTGATTTTAGTGCTGTTAAGTTTCTGATCACCTGCATTTATTCTCCTTTGTTAGAGATACAAGGCTGCAGGGCATGCCACCATTGTGCTGGCTGGAGCTGAATACGGCAGTGGAAGTTCCAGGGATTGGGCCGCCAAGGGTCCCATGTTATTGGTGAGTCCCTCCATTTGTTATATCTGTAATTTGATTGTCTATAAGGTTTTCTTAACATATCTGGGATACCAACATTCCTGACactatgtttaaattttttttgacagggAGTCAAAGCTGTGATATCCAAAAGTTTTGAGAGGATTCATCGCAGTAATTTGGTGGGAATGGGTATTATTCCCCTTTGCTTCAAATCTGGCGAGGATGCTGACACCTTAGGATTGACTGGTCACGAACGTTATACCATTGACCTTCCAAATAAAATCAGCGAGATAAAGCCTGGCCAAGACGTCACTGTCACAACCGATAACGGAAAATCTTTCACCTGCACAGCTCGCTTTGATACTGAGGTAATTGATGCATGTCATTGATTATTGTGTGTGTTTTGCTGATGCAACAATTTACTATATCATAATGTGATCCATCATTGGGATTTCTGGGGATTTCACCATTTATATTCAGTGTTTCGAAAAACTTGTCTCAGAAATTTATATCTTCCGTTGGGTCAGTTTGTTAACACCCTTCTATTTTCAGGTGGAATTGGAGTACTTTAACCATGGAGGCATCCTTCCCTATGTCATCAGGAACCTCA
Coding sequences within it:
- the LOC123897459 gene encoding aconitate hydratase, cytoplasmic-like isoform X2: MASLRATRSKLFPLSRTFSSPLARSSPVRSPAFSSSAAANAARSTVNRWSHGVLWRSPFSLRPQIRAVAPFIEQFHRKIATSAGENPFKGNLTSLPKPGGGEFGKFYSLPSLKDPRIDRLPYSIRILLESAIRNCDNFQVTKEDVEKIIDWEKTAVKQVEIPFKPARVLLQDFTGVPAVVDLACMRDAMNRLGSDSNKINPLVPVDLVVDHSVQVDVARSENAVQANMELEFQRNKERFSFLKWGSTAFRNMLVVPPGSGIVHQVNLEYLGRVVFNNEGLLYPDSVVGTDSHTTMIDGLGVAGWGVGGIEAEAAMLGQPMSMVLPGVVGFKLSGKLRNGVTATDLVLTVTQILRKHGVVGKFVEFYGNGMGELSLADRATIANMSPEYGATMGFFPVDHVTLQYLKLTGRSDETVEMIESYLRANKLFVDYNEPQQDRAYSSYLELNLDEVEPCISGPKRPHDRVPLKEMKADWRACLDNKVGFKGFAIPKEAQGKVAKFDFHGQPAELKHGSVVIAAITSCTNTSNPSVMLGAGLVAKKAHDLGLKVKPWVKTSLAPGSGVVTKYLIQSGLQKYLNEQGFNIVGFGCTTCIGNSGDLDQSVSAAISENDIVASAVLSGNRNFEGRVHPLTRANYLASPPLVVAYALAGTVDIDFEKEPLGTGKDGKNVYLRDIWPSTEEIAQTVQSSVLPDMFRKTYESITKGNPMWNELQVPAEKLYSWDPNSTYIHEPPYFKDMTMDPPGPHGVKDAYCLLNFGDSITTDHISPAGNINKDSPAAQYLVQRGVERKDFNSYGSRRGNDEVMSRGTFANIRIVNKLLNGEVGPKTVHVPTGEKLFVFDAAERYKAAGHATIVLAGAEYGSGSSRDWAAKGPMLLGVKAVISKSFERIHRSNLVGMGIIPLCFKSGEDADTLGLTGHERYTIDLPNKISEIKPGQDVTVTTDNGKSFTCTARFDTEVELEYFNHGGILPYVIRNLINKQ
- the LOC123897459 gene encoding aconitate hydratase, cytoplasmic-like isoform X1, producing the protein MASLRATRSKLFPLSRTFSSPLARSSPVRSPAFSSSAAANAARSTVNRWSHGVLWRSPFSLRPQIRAVAPFIEQFHRKIATSAGENPFKGNLTSLPKPGGGEFGKFYSLPSLKDPRIDRLPYSIRILLESAIRNCDNFQVTKEDVEKIIDWEKTAVKQVEIPFKPARVLLQDFTGVPAVVDLACMRDAMNRLGSDSNKINPLVPVDLVVDHSVQVDVARSENAVQANMELEFQRNKERFSFLKWGSTAFRNMLVVPPGSGIVHQVNLEYLGRVVFNNEGLLYPDSVVGTDSHTTMIDGLGVAGWGVGGIEAEAAMLGQPMSMVLPGVVGFKLSGKLRNGVTATDLVLTVTQILRKHGVVGKFVEFYGNQVLLYFISSLFLACTCLFTWFHGFFYLGNGMGELSLADRATIANMSPEYGATMGFFPVDHVTLQYLKLTGRSDETVEMIESYLRANKLFVDYNEPQQDRAYSSYLELNLDEVEPCISGPKRPHDRVPLKEMKADWRACLDNKVGFKGFAIPKEAQGKVAKFDFHGQPAELKHGSVVIAAITSCTNTSNPSVMLGAGLVAKKAHDLGLKVKPWVKTSLAPGSGVVTKYLIQSGLQKYLNEQGFNIVGFGCTTCIGNSGDLDQSVSAAISENDIVASAVLSGNRNFEGRVHPLTRANYLASPPLVVAYALAGTVDIDFEKEPLGTGKDGKNVYLRDIWPSTEEIAQTVQSSVLPDMFRKTYESITKGNPMWNELQVPAEKLYSWDPNSTYIHEPPYFKDMTMDPPGPHGVKDAYCLLNFGDSITTDHISPAGNINKDSPAAQYLVQRGVERKDFNSYGSRRGNDEVMSRGTFANIRIVNKLLNGEVGPKTVHVPTGEKLFVFDAAERYKAAGHATIVLAGAEYGSGSSRDWAAKGPMLLGVKAVISKSFERIHRSNLVGMGIIPLCFKSGEDADTLGLTGHERYTIDLPNKISEIKPGQDVTVTTDNGKSFTCTARFDTEVELEYFNHGGILPYVIRNLINKQ